One segment of Ziziphus jujuba cultivar Dongzao chromosome 12, ASM3175591v1 DNA contains the following:
- the LOC107415501 gene encoding uncharacterized protein LOC107415501 — protein sequence MSGEETGDGDRRQGYLNPKDREVKLPRSTRVKNKTPAPIQITAEQILREAREHQQPEIRPHQQKITDNSELDDYRLRKRKEFEDLARRVRSNLKVWIKYAQWEESQSDLARARSVWERALEVDYRNHSVWLKYAEFEMRNKCINHARNVWDRAVTLLPRVDQLWLKYIHMERMLGNVAGARQIFERWMRWMPDREAWLSYINFELSFNEVERARKIFERFVQCHPKAEAWIRYAKLEMKNGVIDRCRNVYERAVEKLADDDEEAEKIFVAFAEFEVLCKEHERARCVYKFALDHVPEDRAEYLSRKLMEFEKQYGSGEQIEDAMVQKKRIVYEDKVGRKPLKYNNWFRYIQLEESVGNKERIREIYERAIAYIPLAEEKQKWDRYIYLWIKYALYEELDAEDMERTRNVYRQCLKLIPHKKFSFAKIWLLAAQFEIRELNLKGARQILGNAIGIAPKHKIFKKYIEIELQLGHVDRCRKLYEKYLEWAPENCYAWIKYAELEISLCETERARSIFELAIDQPTLDLPESLWKAYIDFEISEGQYERTRNLYERLLNRTKHPKVWVSLAKFEATWETDLEGKKLCLLRSRRIFEKAINYYTSAAPDLKEERAMLLEEWLNMEVSFGDLGDASLVQTKLPKKLKKRRQIVAKDGPVGFEEYVDYLFPEETQTPTLKILEAAYKWKKRKLSGEEKVSSDEDKVDKVSSDSED from the exons ATGTCAGGCGAAGAAACCGGCGACGGTGATCGGAGACAGGGTTACCTGAACCCAAAAGACAGGGAGGTAAAACTCCCCCGTTCGACTAGGGTTAAGAACAAAACCCCAGCCCCCATTCAGATCACCGCCGAGCAAATCCTCCGGGAGGCCAGGGAGCATCAACAGCCCGAAATCCGACCACACCAACAGAAGATCACCGACAACTCTGAACTCGATGATTATCGTCTCCGCAAGCGAAAGGAGTTCGAGGACCTGGCTCGTCGCGTCAGGTCCAACCTGAAAGTTTGGATCAAATACGCTCAGTGGGAGGAATCGCAGAGCGATTTGGCACGCGCTCGCTCGGTTTGGGAACGCGCTCTCGAGGTCGATTACAGAAACCACTCAGTCTGGCTCAAGTACGCCGAGTTCGAGATGAGGAACAAGTGCATCAACCATGCCAGGAATGTCTGGGACCGTGCCGTTACTCTGCTTCCGAGAGTGGACCAGTTGTGGCTCAAGTACATCCACATGGAGCGTATGCTCGGCAATGTGGCCGGTGCAAGGCAGATTTTCGAGAGATGGATGCGTTGGATGCCGGACCGGGAGGCATGGCTTTCCTACATCAATTTCGAGCTCAGTTTCAACGAGGTTGAGCGTGCCAGAAAGATTTTCGAGCGCTTCGTCCAGTGTCACCCTAAGGCTGAAGCTTGGATTAGGTACGCTAAATTAGAGATGAAGAATGGAGTGATTGATAGGTGTAGGAATGTGTATGAGAGAGCTGTGGAAAAATTAGCTGACGATGATGAGGAAGCAGAGAAGATATTTGTTGCATTCGCCGAATTCGAAGTGCTCTGCAAGGAACATGAGCGAGCAAGGTGTGTCTATAAATTTGCACTTGATCATGTACCCGAGGACAGGGCTGAATATTTGAGTAGGAAACTTATGGAATTTGAAAAGCAGTACGGATCTGGGGAACAAATTGAGGATGCTATGGTGCAAAAGAAGCGCATTGTGTATGAGGATAAAGTCGGGAGAAAACCTCTTAAGTATAACAATTGGTTTCGTTACATTCAGCTTGAAGAGAGCGTGGGTAATAAGGAGAGAATTAGGGAAATTTATGAGCGTGCAATTGCGTATATTCCTCTGGCTGAAGAGAAGCAGAAGTGGGATCGGTACATTTACTTATG gattaaatatgcattatatgaGGAGCTTGATGCTGAAGATATGGAACGTACAAGAAATGTGTATAG GCAATGCCTGAAACTGATCCCTCACAAGAAATTCTCCTTTGCAAAAATATGGCTTCTTGCTGCCCAGTTTGAAATACGAGAGTTGAATCTCAAGGGTGCTCGACAAATACTTGGAAATGCTATTGGGATAGCTCCTAAACATAAG ATCTTTAAGAAATATATAGAGATTGAATTACAATTGGGGCATGTAGATCGCTGTAGAAAATTGTATGAGAAGTACTTGGAGTGGGCACCGGAAAACTGCTATGCATGGATCAAGTATGCAGAGTTGGAAATATCTCTATGTGAGACAGAGCGTGCAAGGAGCATATTTGAGCTTGCAATTGATCAACCAACCCTTGACTTGCCAGAATCACTGTGGAAG GCATATATTGACTTTGAAATATCAGAGGGTCAATATGAAAGAACCAGGAACTTGTATGAGAGATTGTTAAACCGTACAAAACATCCGAAAGTATGGGTTAGCCTTGCCAAATTTGAGGCTACCTGGGAAACAGATTTGGAAGGGAAGAAACTATGCCTGTTGCGTTCAAGAA GAATTTTTGAGAAAGCAATAAACTATTACACATCAGCTGCTCCTGatttaaaagaagaaagagcaATGCTTCTAGAAGAATGGCTGAATATGGAGGTTAGTTTTGGGGATTTAGGTGATGCCAGCTTAGTTCAAACTAAGTTGCCCAAGAAACTCAAGAAGCGGAGGCAAATTGTAGCAAAAGATGGTCCTGTTGG GTTTGAGGAATATGTTGATTACCTATTCCCTGAGGAAACACAAACTCCAACTCTGAAGATTTTGGAAGCTGCCTACAAGTGGAAGAAGCGAAAACTTTCTGGTGAGGAGAAGGTTTCTTCAGATGAGGACAAGGTGGACAAGGTTTCTTCTGATTCTGAGGATTAG
- the LOC112493250 gene encoding uncharacterized protein LOC112493250, whose translation MDVEGDENNEEYGPDATPIDRQSQPYVDDDAGPSVTIIEKVAVAKQNIDIGRRDRKAAAAITTPYSVGGLRKKLQRTLPGASSTLKFDPYKPVPTRLVKNFDKFMKSGWAAKVDMDILTAGKDFFQLLINSEKWLNHDHMEVLPYLFRVRANQFPDIFYPSFEVLDGGFWVYIEQCHGKFIDNPSKFQFSYAMQEYVLGIRMKESKPWKYVNHLLIPLNKRNIHWVVGHVDLKERRMTVYDSDKAGNRYKGQIYFQKLCLQQRT comes from the exons atggacgttgaaggggatgaaaataaTGAAGAGTATGGTCCCGATGCGACCCCCATTGATAGACAGTCACAGCCATATGTTGACGACGATGCAGGACCAAGTGTTACGATTATTgagaaa gtagcagTTGCTAAGCAAAACATAGATATTGGGAGGAGGGATAGGAAGGCGGCAGcagctattacaactccttatagtgtcggaggcttgcggaaaaaactacagcgcactttacctggtgcatcttctactttgaagttcgacccatacaaaccagtacccacgcgacttgtaaaaaattttgacaaatttatgaagtctggttgggcagcaaaggttgatatggacattttgactgcgggtaaagactttttccagttgcttataaacagtgagaagtggctgaatcacgat catatggaagtcctgccttacctatttcgtgtacgtgccaatcaatttcctgatattttttatcctagttttgaggtgctagatggaggattttgg gtatacattgagcaatGTCATGGAAAGTTCATCGacaatccatctaagttccaattctcatacgcaatgcaagaatatgtgctggggattcgaatgaaggagtccaagccatggaaatacgtaaatcat ttgttgattccactaaacaagcgcaacatacattgggtggtagggcacgtggacttaAAAGAGCGTCGCATGACTGTATATGATTCAGATAAGGCTGGTAACCGATACAAGggacaaatttatttccagaaattat gtttacaacaaagaacttag